The following coding sequences lie in one Haematobia irritans isolate KBUSLIRL chromosome 3, ASM5000362v1, whole genome shotgun sequence genomic window:
- the LOC142231097 gene encoding uncharacterized protein LOC142231097 has protein sequence MTGNTSSSTDGAAKSSDLSRCMKKVKSIGKQLADINARLTDDEVTTLDDADLAVRLDYVESLNAQFDRSISTLEELSEGDYDRSIRADFLTSFFGVKAKIKRQLNASVKTRFMLPSSTIRQFSVDESTSVRRSILPELKIPKFSGSYTDWPDFFAMFTTVVANDIEISKLEKFQHLRASLVGPALDTISSLEPSDASYDEAIKLLKSRFDNKLLNFQTHIKEIFALKPVVKGSATSLRQLSDKLNARMRALCTMCSKEEIADGLLVHLVTTKLDVSTQAKWEESLQNEQLPSWSSMAAFLDRKCRMLENLEHSMTPKVNHIINKKSNNSRNALVASGSTNPICAFCDGNDHYITNCSRFSNLSPTLRFKEAKKLDLCLNCLRRGHRLTKCKYSPCRHCSMKHHTLLHMSNSESTPPNVHHNQPDSIQQAIAPQLSPTTTTTQSSLVSSNTSSKASPSITTNDVLLATAIVLAQLQLNSSQISIPGIGEGNFIADMCTEITVKACQNEYSVSFVAVVIPTITEYQPNPNIDLNSFDIPQNIKLADPDFYKRGKIDILIGAGLFFELMSVGQIRFGDNSPILQKTQLGWVVSGGGATHSKSCSLAIACKAHSATDNESLTDVMKSFWEVEQNFETFIGQIGKEEFCENHFKETTLRLSSGAYVVSLPKKEAISKLGESYDRAYNRFVCLEKKINKQPQIKEKYVAFMDEYSMLGHMSLVTNISKSVKTYFLPHHCVHKEDSTTTKLRVVFDGSAKTTTGFSLNDTLHSGPTIQPKLFDTLLRFRFFKIALSGDICKMYRCVHVSYPDDYLQCILWRNNPQEKIQIYKLNTVTYGTKPAAFLAIRAMHQLAADEEDSFPVGSKIVKRDFYVDDLISGGNSVEEVIEIRKQITELLKRGNFEIRKWCTNDSDVLDGVPATDRETFLKFHDGTDITKTLGLVWDPRSDSFIFALSHFMDSKPISKRTVLSSIARLYDPLGLVGPVITKAKVFMQNLWKGNLDWDETLPQLLHSIWLNYISSFSLVHKFVFPRFVYIPGSTIQVHAFCDASLSAYGTCVYVRSELQSEIKITLLCSKSRVAPLKALTVPKLELSAAALLADLLESITKTIGIDCEYYGWSDSMVVLSWLQEESSNYNVFVANRATHLELVHDLSTPSFLSSLKRFISIRGKPKTIWSDNATNFVGAKNELAELRQLFFDQSHMQEIYNQCTEDEIVWKFIPPRSPHFGGLWEAAVKSENTIFIVPKPK, from the exons ATGACTGGCAACACATCCTCGTCCACCGATGGAGCTGCAAAATCATCAGATTTGTCCCGATGTATGAAAAAAGTAAAATCAATTGGTAAGCAATTAGCCGACATCAATGCACGTCTCACTGATGATGAGGTGACAACTTTGGACGATGCTGATCTCGCTGTTCGTTTGGACTATGTTGAAAGTTTAAACGCACAATTCGACCGGTCCATATCAACTTTGGAAGAGCTAAGTGAAGGTGATTATGACCGTAGTATTCGAGCTGACTTCTTGACATCATTTTTCGGCGtaaaagcaaaaattaaacGTCAGCTAAATGCAAGTGTTAAAACTCGCTTCATGTTACCATCGTCCACAATTCGGCAATTTTCAGTGGATGAATCTACAAGTGTGCGGAGAAGCATATTGCCAGAATTGAAAATACCCAAATTTAGCGGCTCTTACACCGATTGGCCCGATTTTTTTGCAATGTTCACAACAGTGGTCGCTAATGATATTGAAATTAGTAAGCTGGAAAAATTCCAGCACCTTCGTGCTAGCTTAGTGGGACCTGCGTTGGACACCATTTCATCGTTAGAACCCTCTGATGCAAGCTATGATGAggctattaaattattaaaatcaagatTTGATAATAAGCTTCTAAATTTTCAGACTCACATCAAGGAGATATTTGCACTTAAGCCAGTTGTGAAAGGTTCGGCCACAAGTCTACGCCAGCTAAGTGATAAGTTAAATGCCCGCATGAGAGCTCTTTGTACAATGTGCAGCAAGGAGGAAATTGCCGACGGCCTTCTAGTCCATTTGGTAACTACGAAACTAGACGTATCAACGCAAGCAAAGTGGGAAGAAAGCCTCCAAAATGAACAACTTCCATCATGGTCCTCGATGGCAGCTTTTCTCGATCGTAAATGTAGaatgttagaaaatttggaacattcCATGACACCCAAGGTAAATcacataataaataaaaagtcaAACAATAGCCGAAATGCCCTTGTTGCTTCTGGTAGCACAAACCCAATATGTGCCTTTTGCGATGGTAATGACCATTATATTACAAATTGCTCTCGTTTTTCGAATCTCTCTCCTACATTGCGCTTCAAAGAAgctaaaaaattagatttatgCCTCAACTGCTTGAGGAGAGGTCATCGCCtaacaaaatgtaaatatagCCCATGTcgtcattgctcaatgaagcacCATACTTTGTTACATATGAGTAATTCTGAATCGACCCCACCAAATGTACATCACAATCAGCCAGATAGCATACAGCAAGCAATAGCTCCACAGCTttctccaacaacaacaaccacccaATCGTCTCTTGTTTCGTCCAACACATCATCAAAAGCTTCGCCTTCTATAACTACCAATGATGTATTGCTTGCAACAGCAATTGTTTTA GCGCAGCTGCAACTAAATTCTTCCCAAATTTCAATTCCTGGAATTGGAGAGGGCAATTTCATTGCAGATATGTGTACCGAAATTACGGTCAAGGCATGCCAAAATGAATATTCGGTTTCGTTTGTTGCTGTAGTAATTCCTACCATCACCGAATATCAACcaaatccaaatattgatttgaATAGTTTCGACATtccacaaaatatcaaattagCTGACCCGGATTTTTATAAACGtggaaaaattgatattttaatcGGCGCTGGTCTGTTTTTTGAATTGATGAGTGTGGGGCAAATTAGATTTGGAGATAATTCCCCAATTCTACAAAAAACTCAATTGGGATGGGTGGTATCGGGGGGAGGCGCCACCCACTCAAAATCTTGTTCGTTGGCAATCGCATGCAAAGCTCATTCTGCTACAGATAACGAGTCACTGACAGATGTAATGAAAAGTTTTTGGGAAGTGGAACAAAATTTCGAGACTTTTATTGGCCAAATCGGCAAagaagaattttgtgaaaatcattttaaagaaaCGACTTTGAGATTAAGCTCTGGTGCATACGTTGTTTCATTGCCTAAAAAGGAAGCTATATCGAAGCTTGGAGAATCCTATGATCGTGCCTATAATCGTTTCGTGTGTTTAGAAAAGAAAATCAATAAGCAAccacaaataaaagaaaaatacgtTGCTTTCATGGATGAATATTCCATGTTAGGGCATATGTCGCTTGTTACAAACATTTCCAAGTCTGTAAAAACCTACTTCCTCCCCCATCACTGCGTACATAAAGAGGATAGTACGACAACCAAACTACGGGTTGTCTTTGACGGCTCTGCCAAAACTACTACAGGCTTTTCTCTCAATGATACCCTACACTCGGGGCCAACGATTCAACCCAAACTTTTCGACACACTATTGCGGTTTCGCTTTTTTAAAATTGCTCTCAGCGGAGATATATGTAAAATGTACCGATGTGTTCATGTTTCTTATCCAGATGATTACTTGCAATGTATTTTATGGCGAAATAACCcacaagaaaaaatacaaatttataaattgaaCACCGTAACTTATGGTACCAAGCCAGCAGCATTCCTTGCAATACGTGCCATGCACCAGTTAGCTGCTGATGAAGAAGACTCATTTCCCGTCGGCTCAAAAATTGTTAAGAGAGATTTTTACGTGGATGATCTAATATCTGGTGGAAATTCTGTGGAGGAGGTAATTGAAATAAGAAAGCAGATAACAGAACTTTTAAAGCGTGGTAATTTTGAGATAAGGAAATGGTGTACAAATGATTCTGATGTTTTGGATGGAGTTCCAGCAACTGACcgcgaaacatttttgaagtttcaCGACGGGACCGACATTACAAAAACCTTGGGTTTAGTATGGGACCCAAGATCTGACAGCTTTATTTTCGCACTTTCGCATTTTATGGATTCGAAACCTATTTCAAAAAGAACTGTGCTATCATCGATTGCTCGTTTATACGACCCTCTGGGGCTAGTGGGCCCAGTAATAACTAAAGCAAAGGTTTTTATGCAAAATCTATGGAAAGGCAATCTGGATTGGGATGAAACTTTGCCTCAATTATTGCATTCGATTTGGCTGAACTATATATCATCTTTCTCACTCGttcataaatttgtttttcctaGATTTGTTTACATTCCAGGGTCAACAATACAAGTTCACGCATTTTGTGATGCCAGCTTATCGGCTTATGGGACATGTGTGTATGTGAGATCGGAGTTACAAAGCGAAATAAAAATCACTTTGCTTTGCTCTAAATCCCGTGTAGCCCCCCTGAAAGCTCTCACAGTACCCAAGCTTGAGCTGTCTGCTGCAGCGCTGCTAGCAGATCTGCTAGAATCTATAACAAAAACAATTGGAATAGACTGCGAATATTATGGTTGGTCCGACTCTATGGTCGTTTTATCGTGGCTACAGGAGGAATCGTCTAATTATAATGTTTTTGTCGCTAACAGA GCAACTCATTTGGAATTGGTACACGATCTTTCCACGCCATCCTTCCTATCTTCACTTAAAAGATTTATTTCAATACGGGGAAAACCTAAAACCATTTGGTCCGATAatgccacgaacttcgttggggCCAAAAATGAGCTGGCAGAATTGAGACAATTGTTCTTTGACCAATCCCACATGCAGGAAATCTACAACCAATGTACTGAAGATGAAATAGTATGGAAGTTTATACCGCCCAGATCGCCGCACTTCGGTGGCCTTTGGGAGGCTGCGGTAAAGTCGGAAAATACCATTTTTATCGTGCC AAAACCCAAATGA